CAGCTTGCCGATTTCAACATGCTGCGAGAGGTAATCCAATTCACCGTATGTGTAGGTGACCGTTGGTGCAATTTCACCTAGTTTATCTAGGTTATTGTTTGTCGGAGCGGCAATGATTAAATCAGGATCAAGTTCAATAATTTTTTCTAAGCTTTCATCTGTTACTTCCTCAGCATCCTCAATATAAGGCGCATAACGTTCGTTCATTTTGGCCCAAGAATCGACCGCGACAATATTTACATCCAATGCCATGACACTTCCTGCATTAAATGATGATAAGACAACGACACGCTGTGGATCAGCTGGAACTTCAATCGGGCCGTTTTCTGATTCATAAGTAAACGTTCCTGCTTGTTCTTCTTCTGCTGGTGACGTTTCTTCTGAGTTACTGCCGCAAGCACTAATTAGTAGCACTAAGAGCATAAGGAACGGAATGATGACTGTTTTTTTCATGGTTGGTTTCTCCTTTGATTAAGTTATATGTGACACACATTGGTTTTTGGGTGATCGGATCTCGGCCGATAAGAGCATCAATGCCAAACACCTTTTGCAATACATCATTTCTAATCACTTCTTCACATGTACCTGACTGAACGATCTCCCCGTCTTTTAGGGCAACGATGTGATCAGCAAAACGAGCAGCTTGATTCAAGTCATGCAGCACCATCACAATCGTCCGGCCTTGTTCTTTGTTTAATTGTTGCAAAAGCTCAAGTACTTCTAGCTGATGCGCCATATCAAGATAGGTCGTCGGCTCATCAAGAAAAATGATCTCCGTGTCCTGCGCAAGGGCCATCGCAATCCAGACACGCTGACGTTGACCACCGGATAGGGCATCGACCGAACGATATTTATAATCAATCGTCCCTGTGACCGTTAGCGCCCAATTAACCTTCTCGATGTCTTTTTGCGTTAGTCGTCCAAATCCTTTTTGATAGGGGAAGCGACCATATGAGACAAGCTCTCCAACGGTTAAACCGCTTGCACTTTCAGGTGTTTGCGGTAAGGTAGCCATTTGTTTGGCAAGATCTTTGGTATTTCTTGTAAAAATACTCTCGCCATCTAAAATGACGTTACCAGATTGTGAGGAGATCACCCTCGTAATCGCTTTTAACAACGTCGATTTTCCGCAGCCGTTCGGGCCGATAATCGTTGTGATCTTCTTATCAGGAATTTCAGTACTCAAGTTTTTCACAATCAATTTCTCACCGTAACCAATACTCAAATCATCTGTATATAAGCGGTTCATCATATGTATCCTCCAATCTCTCCTTCTAATTGAAAATAATTATCAATATCATTTATGATTATTACTATAAAACCAATTGAGAAAGCTGTCAATG
Above is a genomic segment from Bacillus sp. FJAT-45037 containing:
- a CDS encoding ABC transporter ATP-binding protein, which gives rise to MNRLYTDDLSIGYGEKLIVKNLSTEIPDKKITTIIGPNGCGKSTLLKAITRVISSQSGNVILDGESIFTRNTKDLAKQMATLPQTPESASGLTVGELVSYGRFPYQKGFGRLTQKDIEKVNWALTVTGTIDYKYRSVDALSGGQRQRVWIAMALAQDTEIIFLDEPTTYLDMAHQLEVLELLQQLNKEQGRTIVMVLHDLNQAARFADHIVALKDGEIVQSGTCEEVIRNDVLQKVFGIDALIGRDPITQKPMCVTYNLIKGETNHEKNSHHSVPYALSATN